A region from the Benincasa hispida cultivar B227 chromosome 10, ASM972705v1, whole genome shotgun sequence genome encodes:
- the LOC120089419 gene encoding uncharacterized protein LOC120089419 — protein sequence MTRSLCRSKWIHRCWHYCHNTGGYGRLSPDRVTPSSLADFIHGCNRDSPAEIHQTHAKIGFSRPTKNHLTQLNLAKSDHHAATCFDLAIVGHPCSRQPPVCSSGTVINEANQADHATDFLRPTRLDSYSIKPINPSITLATVLGVGNVVLNLLVIS from the exons ATGACGAG AAGCCTCTGCAGAAGTAAGTGGATCCACCGGTGCTGGCATTACTGCCACAATACAGGTGGCTATGGAAGGTTATCTCCAGACCGTGTTACCCCATCTTCTTTAGCAGACTTCATTCACGGGTGCAACAGGGACAGCCCAGCGGAGATCCACCAGACGCACGCTAAGATTGGCTTCAGCCGGCCGACAAAAAACCACCTGACACAGTTAAATCTGGCGAAGTCAGATCACCACGCAGCCACTTGTTTTGATCTAGCCATCGTCGGTCATCCATGCTCGCGTCAGCCGCCGGTTTGTTCATCAGGCACAGTCATAAATGAAGCCAATCAAGCCGACCATGCCACTGACTTCCTTCGACCTACGCGACTGGATTCCTATTCGATTAAGCCAATCAACCCTTCAATTACCCTGGCTACTGTTCTTGGTGTTGGGAATGTTGttctaaatctccttgtaatctcgtag